The Longimicrobium sp. genome segment TGGTAGGCGATCTTGAGGTAGATGTGGTACGGCGGGATCAGCTCCTCGCGCGCCCAGCTCTCCTCGATGATTGCGGCCAGCTCATCTGAGATGTCCAGGCACCACCTGTCGTTCCAGCGGTCATCGAACCATGCCTGGAGCTTGGCACAGGCGTCGTGGTCCAGCACGTCCACGTTCAGTTCGCCGTACCGGGATAGACCGGCGAGTGTCAGGTTGCTGCTCCCCACCAGCCCCAGGGTGGGGTTGTTGGGGTCGTCGCGGTGCATCAGATACAGCTTGGCGTGCAGCGGGTACCGCAGGAACAGCTTGACCCTCACCTTGGCGTCACGGATCTGCCGAGCCAGTCGGCGCAGCGTCGCCTCGTCCGCATTGGTCGGCGCGCCTAGAGTGAGCTGTTCGCGAAACTGCTCCGCCATCTGCTTCTTTAGGCGAAGGACCGTCTGCTGATCAATCCCCTCATCATTCCCGCGCAGGCTGAGCGCATGGCGAAGCTCTTCCTGCGGCGAGGGTTGCATTCCAACGAGGAGCCGGCAGCACTGGCCCTCACCTCCAGGCCACAGATCGATGATGCGGTCGACGTGCTTCCAGCCGCGCAGGTTGAAGTAGCCGACGCAGAAGTCCGCGCGTTGGGAGATGCGGAGCGTGTCCTGGATGACCGCAGCAAGCTTCAGGTCGATGTTGTCGAAGATGCGGGGCATGTGCTCTCGTAGGCGGGGTACGGGTCCGTGAACATACTTATCGCGCCGAACCGCAGCAATCCGCGAAGTTCCCCCCTCGGCACCTGCATCCCGCGGATACCGGAGGACGGGCCGTCACCCCGTCGCGGGTGGCCGGTTCAGGGCGCTTCCCTTCCGCAATCCGGCCGCCGGGGGCATATTCAAGGCTCAGCACACGACGCGGCAGGGGGTGAACGGGCGCTCTCAGGAGGCCCGCCCAAGCCGTTGTGGCGCATATGGATAGGCAAGACTCACCCGCGGCCCTCTCCCGATGTCCTTCGTACATCTCCACTGCCACTCCGAGTACTCGCTCCTCGACGGCGCCAACCGCCTGGGCGACCTGATCAAGCGCGCCAAGGAGTTCGAGCAGCCCGCGCTCGCGCTGACGGACCACGGGTGCATGTTCGGCGCGTGGCTCTTCCAGGAACAGGCGAAGAAGGCCGGGATCAAGCCCATCGTGGGGATGGAGGCGTACGTCGCCCCCGGCTCGCGCCACGAACGCGGCAAGGTCAAGGGCGAAAAGGGGTACTACCACCTCGTGCTCCTCGCGCGCGACCTGCAGGGGTACAAGAACCTGTCGAAGCTCACCTCCATCGGCTACACGGAGGGCTTCTACAGCAAGCCGCGCATCGACCGCGAGGTGCTGGCGAAGTACTCCGAGGGGCTCATCGTCTCCTCCGCCTGTCTGGCGGGCGAGGTGGCGCAGCACCTGATGGAGGACCGCTGGGACCAGGCGCGCGAGGCGGTGGAGTGGCACCAGGAGGTGTTCCGCGACCGCTACTACCTGGAGGTGCAGGCCCACAACTCCAGCGGCCAGGACGAGCTCAACCGGCGCATCTTCAAGCTGGCCGAGGAGATGGGCGCGCCCGTCGTGGCCACGAACGACACGCACTTCCTGCGCTCCAGCGACCACCAGGCGCACGACGTCCTCCTCTGCATCGGGCTGGGGAAGGACTTCCACGACGCCAACCGGATGAAGTACGACGACCAGCTCTACTTCAAGAACGCGGTGGAGATGCGCGAGCGCTTCCCCGACCGGCCGGACGTCCTGGAGAACACGCTGCGCGTGGCGGACGAGTGCAACTGGAGCTACCCCAAGGGCTACTTCGTCCCCGCCTTCCCGGTGGCGAACGACGGGTTCAGCACCGAGGCGGAGATGCTGCGCGCGTGGGTCTGGCGCGGCGCGCTGGAGCGGTACGGCCTGGACGGGTGGGGCGACGCGCCGGAAGGGACCGATCCGAAGGAGCTCCTCCCGCCCGCGATCGTGGAGCGGGCGGAGTACGAGCTGAGCGTCATCTGCAACCCCAAGCTCGACTACTCGGGGTACTTCCTGATCACGGCGGACTTCATCCGCTGGGCGCGCGAGCACGGGATTCCCGTGGGGCCGGGGCGTGGATCGGCGGCGGGGTCCATCGTGGCGTACTGCACCGGGATCACGGACATCTGCCCGATCCAGTTCGACCTGCTCTTCGAGCGGTTCCTGAACCCGGAGCGCGTGTCGATGCCCGACATCGACGTGGACTTCTGCTTCGAGCGCCGCGGCGAGGTCATCGAGTACGTGCGCGACAAGTACGGGCGCGACGCCGTGGGGCAGATCATCACCTTCGGGACGATGAAGAGCCGCGCCGTGGTCAAGGACGTGGGCCGCACGCTCGGCTTCCTCCCCGCAGAGACGGACCGGCTCGCCAAGCTGATCCCCAACTCGCCCGCGTACTCGCTGACCGTCGAGGAGGCGGTCAAGCAGATTCCCGACGTCAAGGAGCTTTACGAGAAGGAGGAGCGCTACAAGAACCTCCTCGACCACTCGATGACGCTGGAGGGACTCGCGCGGCACTCCAGCGTGCACGCGGCCGGCGTGGTGATCGCGCCGGGGCCGCTGGACGAGTACGTCCCCATCTGCACGCAGAGCAGCAAGGGATCGGGCGGCGGCAACGGCGAGTCCATCATCGTCACGCAGTACGACATGAACTGCCTCGAGAAGGCGGGCATGCTCAAGATGGACTTCCTGGGTCTCAAGACGCTCACGGTGATCCACGACGCCGTGGTGATGATCCGCGCGCGGCACGGGGCGCTCAGGCATCCGGAGACCGGCGAGGAGTTCGAAAAGGCCGAGGCGATCCCGCTGGACGATGCCGAGGTGTACAAGATGCTGGCGCGCGGCGGCACGGCGGGCGTCTTCCAGTTCGAATCCGCGCTCGCGACCGAGAAGATCCGCGCTATGAAGGCGGACCGCTTCGACGACCTGATCGCCGCCAACGCCCTCGTGCGCCCCGGCCCGCTGGACATGGGGATGGACCTCGTCTACATCCGCCGCAAGCTGGGGCAGGAGGAGGTGCGCTACCCCTTCAACGAGCTTACGGAGGTGCTGGAGCCCACGTACGGCGTGATCGTGTACCAGGAGCAGGTGATGCGTATCGCCCAGATCCTGGGCGGCCTCTCCCTGGCCGAAGCCGACGTGCTGCGGAAGGCGGTGGGCAAAAAGGATGAGGAGCTGATCAAGAAGGAGCTCGGCAAGTTCGTGGACAAGGCGGTGGAGAAGGGGTACGACCGCCGCGCGATCCAGGACCTGTCGGACCAGATCCAGGCGTTCGGGCGCTACGGCTTCAACAAGTGCCTGCCCGGCGACACCGAGGTGCTGGACGCCGCCACCGGCCGGCTGGTGCGGATCGAAGACCTCTACCACCGACGCGCGACGCTCGGCGCCGTCGCCACCTGCGACGTGGACGCGCTCAAGCTGGGGCGCGGCACGGTCGCGGACGTGATGGACAACGGCGTGAAGCCCGTGTTCCGCCTGCGCACCGAGAGCGGCCGCGAGATCGAGGCGACCGACAACCACCCGTTCCTGACGTTCGACGGCTGGCGCGCGCTGGGCGAGCTGAAGCCGGGCGTGCACCTCGCCGTGCCGCGCACGCTGCCGGTGGAGGGGTCGGCGGAGTGGCCCGAGCACGAGGTGATCGCCCTGGGGCACCTGCTGGCGGAGGGCAACCTCTGCCACCCGCACTCGGTGTACTTCTACAACCAGGACCCGGCCGAGATCGCGGACTACGTGGCCGCGGCCGAGGCGTTCGGCAACGTGCGCTGCACCGTTGGCGAGAAGGGTGGCACCACGCACGTATACGCCGCGCGCGAGGACCGCGCCGCCGCGCCGGAGATCTTTACGTGGGCGGGCCGGCTTGGGATGCTGGGGAAGACGGCGACCGAAAAGGAGGTCCCAGCCGACGCGTTCACGCTGACCAACCCGCAGATCGCGCTGCTGCTGAGCCGGATGTGGGCGGGCGACGGGCACATCAACGCGCGCGACCGCAGCCTCTTCTACGCCACATCGTCGAAGCGCCTCGCGGGGCAGGTGCAGCACCTGCTGCTGCGCCTGGGCATCCTGGGGCGCATTCGGCAGGTGGAGTTCCCGTATCGCGGCGAGACGCGCACGGGGTGGCAGGTGTTCGTCACCGGCAACGAGAACCTGCGCCGCTTCGCGGAGACCGTGGGCGTGCGCTTCCTCAGCGCGGCGCGGCGCGAGGCCGTCGAGCGGCTGGTGATGGAGGCTCCAGCGCAGGGCCCCTCCAAGGACCTGGTGCCGGTGGGCGTGCGGGCGCTCGTCCGCGCCGCCAAGGAGCGCACCGGCGAGAGCTGGGCGCAGGTGGAAGCGGGCGCGGACGTGTCGTCGCGCGACTTCTATCCGGTGGGGACGAACCCGAACAAGATCGGCTTCACGCGCCGGACCGTGGGGATGCTGGCGGAGCACTTCGGCGACGCGGAGCTGCGCCGCTACGCCGCGAGCGACGTGCTGTGGGACCGCATCGAATCCATCGAGTACGTCGGCGAGAAGCAGACGTACGACCTGGAGGTGCCGGTCACGCACAACTTCGTGGCCAACGACATCATCGTCCACAACAGCCACTCCGCGGCGTACGGGCTGCTCGCGTACCAGACGGCTTGGCTCAAGTGCCACTACCCGGCGGAGTTCATGGCTGCGCTGATGTCGTCCGTGGTCGACAAGATCGACGACGTGGTGGCGTACATCCAGCAGTGCCGCGAGATGGGGAAGTACATCCCGCGCGTGGGCCGCGAGGGGATCGAGGTGCTGCCGCCGCACGTGAACGAGTCCAACTGGAAGTTCACCGTGGTGGGCGAGGGCACCGGCCGCATCCGCTTCGGGCTCGGCGCCATCCGCGGCGTGGGCGAGGGCGCGGTGCGGTCCATCCTGGCCGCGCGCGAGGCGGAGGGGCCGTTCAAGTCGATGTTCGACCTGCTCTGCCGCATCGACCTGCGGCTGTGCAACAAGCGCGTGCTTGAGGCGCTGATCTGCGCCGGCGCGCTGGACGGCTTCGAGACCCCGGGGGCGGGGCGCAACCAGCTTCTCGGCGGCCTCGATGCGTGTTTCGCCACCGCGCAGATGATCCAGAAGGAGCGGGAGAGCGCGCAGGACAACCTCTTCGACGTGCTGATGGGCGGCGGTGAGGGCAGCACGGCCACGCTGGTGCAGACGCCGGTGCTCCCCAGCGTCGAGAAGTGGACGGAGACGGAGCGGCTGACGAAGGAGAAGGAGATCCTCGGGTTCTTCATCTCCGGCCACCCGCTGAACCGCTACCGCGAGGACGTGGCGCTGTTCGAGAGCCGCGGCGTCACGACGGCGTCGCTCAAGTCCATGCGCGACATGAAGGTGGAGCTTGCGTGCGTGGTGACCGAGGCGGCCCGTCAGATCAAGAAATCGGACGGCTCGGAGTGGGGGCGGATCACGGTGGAGGACTTCCACGGTACCGCCACGGTCCTTGCGTTCGGCGAGTCGTGGGCTAAATACAAGAGCGTGCTGCTGCAGGACGCCGCCGTCGTCATCCGCGGCGCGGTGAGCAACCGAGAGCGCGACGACGAGGATCCGCCCCTCTTCCTGGACGGCGCCATTCCGCTGGACGGGGTGCGCGAGAGCGGGGAGGTGGGCGTGTGCATCGAGTTGAGCGCGGGCGGCCCGGACGCCGCGGCGGTCGACGAGGCGAAGCGCATCCTGGCCGAGCACGCGGGCCCCGGCCCCGTGACGGTGCTGTGGAAGAGCGCCGAGGAGGAGGCCGCGCGCCTCCGCTCCCGCACTCTGCGCGTCAGCCCGCGCGACGAGCTGCTCGCGGCCCTGCGCGCCACCCTGGGCGACGACCGCGTGCGCCTGCAGCGCGATGCCCCGCCTCCCACGCCGGTGCCGCAGCGCGACGAGCCGTGGAAGAACCGCAGGGGGTAGTGCGCAGGCGTCGGTGATGCG includes the following:
- the dnaE gene encoding DNA polymerase III subunit alpha, with amino-acid sequence MSFVHLHCHSEYSLLDGANRLGDLIKRAKEFEQPALALTDHGCMFGAWLFQEQAKKAGIKPIVGMEAYVAPGSRHERGKVKGEKGYYHLVLLARDLQGYKNLSKLTSIGYTEGFYSKPRIDREVLAKYSEGLIVSSACLAGEVAQHLMEDRWDQAREAVEWHQEVFRDRYYLEVQAHNSSGQDELNRRIFKLAEEMGAPVVATNDTHFLRSSDHQAHDVLLCIGLGKDFHDANRMKYDDQLYFKNAVEMRERFPDRPDVLENTLRVADECNWSYPKGYFVPAFPVANDGFSTEAEMLRAWVWRGALERYGLDGWGDAPEGTDPKELLPPAIVERAEYELSVICNPKLDYSGYFLITADFIRWAREHGIPVGPGRGSAAGSIVAYCTGITDICPIQFDLLFERFLNPERVSMPDIDVDFCFERRGEVIEYVRDKYGRDAVGQIITFGTMKSRAVVKDVGRTLGFLPAETDRLAKLIPNSPAYSLTVEEAVKQIPDVKELYEKEERYKNLLDHSMTLEGLARHSSVHAAGVVIAPGPLDEYVPICTQSSKGSGGGNGESIIVTQYDMNCLEKAGMLKMDFLGLKTLTVIHDAVVMIRARHGALRHPETGEEFEKAEAIPLDDAEVYKMLARGGTAGVFQFESALATEKIRAMKADRFDDLIAANALVRPGPLDMGMDLVYIRRKLGQEEVRYPFNELTEVLEPTYGVIVYQEQVMRIAQILGGLSLAEADVLRKAVGKKDEELIKKELGKFVDKAVEKGYDRRAIQDLSDQIQAFGRYGFNKCLPGDTEVLDAATGRLVRIEDLYHRRATLGAVATCDVDALKLGRGTVADVMDNGVKPVFRLRTESGREIEATDNHPFLTFDGWRALGELKPGVHLAVPRTLPVEGSAEWPEHEVIALGHLLAEGNLCHPHSVYFYNQDPAEIADYVAAAEAFGNVRCTVGEKGGTTHVYAAREDRAAAPEIFTWAGRLGMLGKTATEKEVPADAFTLTNPQIALLLSRMWAGDGHINARDRSLFYATSSKRLAGQVQHLLLRLGILGRIRQVEFPYRGETRTGWQVFVTGNENLRRFAETVGVRFLSAARREAVERLVMEAPAQGPSKDLVPVGVRALVRAAKERTGESWAQVEAGADVSSRDFYPVGTNPNKIGFTRRTVGMLAEHFGDAELRRYAASDVLWDRIESIEYVGEKQTYDLEVPVTHNFVANDIIVHNSHSAAYGLLAYQTAWLKCHYPAEFMAALMSSVVDKIDDVVAYIQQCREMGKYIPRVGREGIEVLPPHVNESNWKFTVVGEGTGRIRFGLGAIRGVGEGAVRSILAAREAEGPFKSMFDLLCRIDLRLCNKRVLEALICAGALDGFETPGAGRNQLLGGLDACFATAQMIQKERESAQDNLFDVLMGGGEGSTATLVQTPVLPSVEKWTETERLTKEKEILGFFISGHPLNRYREDVALFESRGVTTASLKSMRDMKVELACVVTEAARQIKKSDGSEWGRITVEDFHGTATVLAFGESWAKYKSVLLQDAAVVIRGAVSNRERDDEDPPLFLDGAIPLDGVRESGEVGVCIELSAGGPDAAAVDEAKRILAEHAGPGPVTVLWKSAEEEAARLRSRTLRVSPRDELLAALRATLGDDRVRLQRDAPPPTPVPQRDEPWKNRRG